A window of the Acidobacteriota bacterium genome harbors these coding sequences:
- a CDS encoding transposase: protein MALCGVKFKAHPTHEQKRVLSQWMGAGRFIYNAKVAEHEYFRTFKAHSLALVGVPVPVDQCYSQFKTEQTVWLKDIPSQVLRNAAYRWREAYQRYVAGLAERPVRKRKGNRDSVWLTSELFELKPKTDNQTGDVIGYQLMIGTKTNQIGALSFDARREFESPHSITVSRRNGEYFVSFNYEDGQELATEEELQVEYSQMDEASLEPITVGLDRGVVIPVYPSEGTPFEFTPEQKHTLDQCDRQINRQQKRLSRQVKGSSRRERTKQKLARYHARKADVRRDFAHQTSHRLATSDHRIFVIEDLKIKNMTASPSPQPKADGNGYEPNGAAAKAGLNRNILAAAWGMVVTFLKYKALRRRKLVISVAAYRSSQECASCGHIHPANRVSQSQFHCQRCGHVANADHNGAQVVKKRGIAATPEGQPTGAARNPD, encoded by the coding sequence ATGGCACTGTGTGGCGTCAAATTCAAGGCGCATCCAACCCATGAGCAAAAGCGAGTGTTATCGCAATGGATGGGCGCTGGGCGGTTTATCTACAACGCGAAGGTGGCGGAACACGAGTATTTCCGGACGTTTAAGGCCCACAGCCTGGCGCTGGTCGGCGTGCCGGTGCCGGTGGACCAGTGCTATTCCCAATTCAAAACGGAACAAACAGTCTGGCTTAAAGACATCCCGAGCCAGGTACTGCGGAATGCAGCGTATCGGTGGCGGGAAGCCTACCAGCGATACGTGGCGGGACTGGCGGAGAGACCGGTCAGGAAACGGAAAGGCAACCGGGATTCAGTCTGGCTGACGAGTGAACTGTTTGAGTTGAAACCGAAAACGGATAACCAAACCGGAGACGTGATTGGATACCAACTGATGATTGGAACAAAGACCAATCAGATTGGAGCGTTGAGTTTTGACGCCCGGCGGGAGTTTGAGTCACCACATTCAATCACAGTATCACGTCGGAATGGTGAGTATTTCGTGTCATTCAATTATGAAGATGGCCAGGAACTGGCGACGGAGGAAGAACTCCAGGTCGAATACAGCCAGATGGACGAAGCAAGCTTGGAACCCATCACGGTTGGACTGGATCGCGGAGTCGTGATTCCAGTCTATCCATCGGAAGGGACACCATTTGAGTTTACCCCGGAACAAAAGCACACGCTTGACCAGTGTGACCGACAAATCAACCGTCAGCAAAAAAGATTGTCACGACAGGTCAAAGGGTCTTCCCGTCGGGAACGGACCAAACAAAAACTGGCCCGGTATCACGCCCGGAAAGCTGATGTCCGGCGGGACTTTGCCCATCAGACTAGCCATCGGCTGGCGACCTCCGACCACCGGATATTTGTGATCGAGGATCTCAAAATCAAAAACATGACGGCCAGTCCATCCCCGCAACCAAAAGCTGATGGGAATGGCTACGAACCCAACGGCGCCGCCGCCAAAGCCGGACTCAATCGGAATATTTTGGCGGCGGCCTGGGGAATGGTGGTGACATTTCTCAAATACAAGGCGCTTCGGCGTCGAAAACTGGTGATCAGCGTTGCCGCTTACCGATCTTCGCAAGAATGTGCCAGTTGCGGCCACATTCATCCCGCCAACCGCGTGAGCCAAAGTCAGTTTCATTGTCAGCGGTGCGGACACGTTGCGAATGCCGACCACAACGGCGCTCAGGTGGTGAAAAAACGTGGGATTGCCG
- a CDS encoding GGDEF domain-containing protein — protein MASTLERTPYGWPYLLFIWVFGTLSLWLVYQLSLGQGYSFQAVNTQKVLHAAVFLLLLMLCVFLRYRPTRSAALSSEDALNVCVILVFDPGTAIVIMALAAILNTLSQLANRTVREVEYGPWYANLGEILFQGGLMAFVTLTGSSMYRVLNWGEWTPFTTLEPRQTASIPFVYASIVLIRWNLMFVHAWTRGIPLLEYNRNTRELRSFVVLLTEISNVLLGVVMAVVYFLDFKVFCVLGVVLVSLVALLSKQARVTTELQSTVLELKILASLGKALSNATQTRKELLKALYEHGKELFGADSFAIYLFPEHQTSTDQNHLQLEGVNYRMPRLHRRQTDHSGTGKLHREAIGGETKTPPGGTEISTGKTGELLNSGRWSRQEQTPGEETPPEENAIGLAEWCVKRGRPLRLEDITKEANAYGYSWLIRQLPYRSWLGVPLESKDRPLGVISVASESRAAFTEQHQALLQTLGQQVVSALENARLFELATIDGLTGLINPRYLRQKLAEQFELAKRTHKPLGVIMIDLDHFKKINDTYGHEVGNDVLRYLATLVKGRLRDSDIPARYGGEEFTVLLPNTPADPSRDVAERLRIAIESAPAPTSVGPIKITASIGVSNYPALQVADQDELVTAADKALYASKQNGRNRTTDARFLSGG, from the coding sequence ATGGCATCAACACTTGAACGAACCCCCTATGGCTGGCCTTATTTACTCTTTATCTGGGTTTTTGGAACTCTGAGCCTGTGGCTGGTGTACCAGTTATCCCTTGGACAAGGCTATTCGTTTCAGGCGGTCAACACCCAAAAAGTGCTGCATGCGGCTGTTTTTCTGTTGTTGCTGATGTTATGTGTCTTTTTACGGTATCGCCCGACCCGGTCAGCCGCTCTTTCATCCGAAGATGCACTCAACGTCTGTGTGATTCTGGTTTTTGATCCAGGGACAGCCATCGTCATCATGGCTCTGGCCGCTATCCTCAACACGCTGAGTCAACTGGCCAATCGAACGGTTCGCGAGGTCGAATATGGTCCATGGTATGCCAATCTGGGAGAAATTTTGTTTCAGGGCGGGTTGATGGCGTTTGTGACACTGACTGGAAGTTCGATGTATCGGGTTCTCAATTGGGGCGAATGGACTCCGTTTACCACCCTCGAACCCCGTCAGACAGCCAGCATCCCGTTTGTCTATGCCTCGATTGTGCTGATTCGATGGAATTTGATGTTTGTTCACGCCTGGACCCGCGGTATCCCGCTCCTTGAATACAATCGGAATACCCGTGAGTTGCGGTCCTTTGTGGTGTTGTTGACCGAGATCTCGAATGTGCTGCTCGGCGTGGTTATGGCAGTAGTGTATTTTCTTGATTTCAAAGTCTTTTGTGTACTGGGTGTGGTCCTGGTCTCGCTGGTCGCACTCCTGAGCAAGCAAGCCCGGGTCACAACCGAACTCCAGTCAACCGTGCTTGAATTAAAGATTTTAGCCAGTCTGGGCAAAGCCTTGAGCAATGCCACGCAAACTCGAAAAGAACTCTTAAAAGCACTGTATGAACATGGCAAGGAGCTTTTTGGGGCAGACTCGTTTGCGATTTACCTGTTTCCCGAACATCAAACCTCAACCGACCAGAACCACCTTCAACTAGAGGGGGTAAACTATCGAATGCCTCGCCTCCATCGACGGCAAACCGACCACTCGGGAACTGGCAAATTACACCGGGAGGCCATTGGAGGTGAAACCAAAACTCCACCAGGAGGCACCGAAATCTCAACTGGCAAAACCGGTGAATTACTCAATAGTGGTCGCTGGAGCCGCCAGGAACAAACTCCAGGTGAAGAAACCCCACCCGAAGAAAACGCAATTGGACTGGCTGAGTGGTGTGTCAAACGTGGCCGTCCACTTCGATTGGAAGATATCACCAAAGAGGCAAATGCTTATGGATATAGCTGGTTGATCCGTCAACTTCCCTATCGTTCCTGGTTGGGAGTTCCATTAGAATCAAAAGATCGCCCATTGGGTGTGATTAGTGTGGCCAGCGAATCCCGCGCGGCATTTACCGAACAACATCAGGCACTGCTCCAAACCCTTGGCCAGCAAGTGGTGAGCGCCCTTGAAAATGCCCGGCTATTTGAACTGGCGACGATTGATGGGCTCACCGGGCTGATTAACCCCCGGTATCTGCGCCAAAAACTGGCTGAACAATTTGAACTGGCCAAACGCACCCACAAACCACTGGGTGTGATCATGATTGACCTGGATCATTTCAAAAAAATCAATGACACCTACGGGCACGAAGTTGGAAATGACGTGTTGCGATATCTGGCAACATTGGTGAAAGGCCGCTTGCGTGACTCCGACATTCCAGCCCGGTATGGAGGCGAGGAATTTACAGTTTTATTGCCCAATACTCCGGCTGACCCTTCCCGAGATGTCGCCGAACGGCTTCGGATTGCGATTGAAAGTGCGCCGGCACCAACTTCAGTTGGGCCAATCAAAATTACAGCCAGTATTGGTGTGTCCAATTATCCAGCACTCCAGGTTGCAGATCAGGATGAACTGGTCACGGCAGCGGATAAAGCACTCTATGCTTCGAAACAAAATGGACGCAACCGGACCACCGATGCCAGGTTTCTTTCTGGGGGCTGA